A segment of the Bacillus sp. es.034 genome:
AGAAGCGGCAGACTTATACATCATGAATCATGTGAAGGCAGGAGATGCCCTGATCACACAGGACATAGGGCTTGCAAGTCTGGTATTACCGAAAAAAGTTTATGCCATCTCTCCCAGGGGAAAAGCCTACAGGGAAGAGAGCATTGTCACGGCACTCGATTATCGGTATGTCGCAGCCAAAGAACGCAGGAGAGGCAACTACGGTAAAGGTCCCAAGCCTTTTACAAATGAAGACAGAGAAACATTTTGTATGTCCTTCGATAAAATCTTGTCGGAAATTGCAGGAGAATCGCAATAAGTACAGAATGGATTAAGAGGGTTAATAAAAACAGGTGATAGAGTATGTCTGAAAGAATCCCTGAAGATAAGTTAAATAATATTTTATCGTCAACCGATATCGTCGACGTTGTCAGTGATTATGTACAACTGAAAAAGCAGGGCAGAAATTATTTTGGTTTATGTCCGTTCCATGGAGAAAATACTCCATCTTTTTCTGTTTCTCCCGACAAACAAATTTTTCATTGCTTTGGATGTGGTGCAGGAGGAAACGCATTTACGTTTCTCATGGATGTAGACGGCCTCAGCTTCCTTGAAGCGGCTCAGAAGCTCGGAGCAAGAGTCGGCGAAGAAATTTCCATCCAAACACCATCATCGGATCAACCGCTTCCCCCTCAAGAGGACGAGAAGCAAATGTTGGAAGCCCACAGCTTATTAAGTAAATTTTACCATCATCTCCTTCTAAATACAAAGGAAGGTCAGGAAGCGCTTGAATATCTGCTTGCAAGGGGCTTTACAACGGAAAGCATCACGAAATTTCAAATTGGATGGTCACTCCCGAGTTGGGACTTCACGGTCAAATTCCTGGAAAAGAGGGGTTACTCCCTTGACCTGATGGAAGCCGCGGGGCTACTCGTCAGAAGGGAAAAGGACGATTCCTTCCTCGATCGCTTCAGGGGAAGAATCATGTTCCCCATTGTGGATGCAAAAGGGAATACCGTCGCATTTTCAGGCAGGACGATCGATGCGGATGATCAGCCGAAATACTTAAACAGTCCTGAAACAAAGATCTTCAATAAAAGCAGCATCCTTTATCATTATCATGATGCACGATCCATGATTAGAAGAAAACAGCAGGCAATATTATTTGAAGGGTTCGCAGATGTTATTTCAGCGAGCGAAGCCGGGGTTGAAAACGGGGTAGCCACCATGGGTACTTCGTTGACAGAACAGCAAATAGGCCTGTTAAAGCGATTAACGGATTCCATCATCATTTGTTACGATGGTGATTCTGCCGGGGTGGAAGCCGCATTCAGAGCCGGAAAGCTTCTTCATAAGCATCAGTTGGACATACGCGTAGCTATAATACCCGAACAATTAGACCCTGATGACTACATTGCCAAATATGGTTCAGAACGATTCCAACAGGATGTAATAGGGGCAAGTTTGACGTTCATGGCGTTTAAGCTTCGGTATTATAAACTGAATAAAAACTTAAATGATGAAGGAGATCGCCTTAAGTATATAGAAGACATACTAAAGGAAATTACTCAATTAAGTAAAGCGGTTGAAAAGGATTATTATTTAAGATACTTGGCTGATGAGTTTGAACTATCGTTAGAGGCTCTTCAACAACAGCTGTCTGAATTGCAAGGGCCGGAAAACCGCGTTCCTAAACCGCCTAAACAGGTCGGTATGCAAGGGAATTTCAAACAATCCACCCAGTCAAGGCTCTTGCCTGCATATCAAACCGCTGAGCGTAGGTTGATTGCTTACATGCTGAAGGATCCGAATACCGCTTATAAGATTCAGGAGTGGCTTGCAGGCACGAACCTCAATATTGATGAGCATCAGGCTATTATTACTTATTTATTGGGTTATTATGAAGAAGGTCTGCCTCCAAGTGCCAGTTCGTTTATCGGGTACCTTCCTGATGAAAGGCTCAGAAGGATCGTGACGGAAATCGAAATGATGTCCATAAGCGAAGAAAGTACGGATCAAGAATTGACAGATTACGTTAACCAGGTGTTAAAACATCAAAAGATGTTGAGAATAAAAGAAAAAGAAGTGGAAAGAAAAGAAGCGGAAAGACTAAAGGATTATAGGCAGGAAGCACAAATAGCAATGGAAATCTTACAGCTGCGTAAGTCTCTATAAAGTTTTGTAAGGAAGTTGGAAGGAGGGGAACAAATGGCTGAAAAGTCAGCGCGTTCCAAACAAATAGCGTCAGAATTAACAGTTGATCAGGTGAAAGAATTTTTAGTTAACCAAGGTAAGAAAAGAGGAGTCCTCACATACGAAGATATTGCCGATAAACTATCCGGCTTTGAATTGGATTCCGATCAAATGGATGAATTCTATGAACACTTAGGTGAGCAGGGTGTAGAAATCGTTAATGAAAGTGACGAAGATGATGATCCAGGTGCCACGGAGTTAGAGAAGGAAGAGGAAGAAGAATTTAATCTAAATGATTTAAGCGTTCCTCCCGGGGTTAAGATAAATGATCCTGTACGTATGTACCTGAAGGAAATTGGGAGAGTCGATTTACTTTCTGCAGAGGAAGAGATCAATCTTGCCAAGCGAATTGAAGATGGTGATGAGGAAGCCAAGCGACGTCTGGCAGAAGCGAACCTGAGACTCGTTGTCAGTATCGCAAAACGCTATGTAGGCCGCGGGATGCTATTCTTGGATCTTATCCAGGAAGGTAACATGGGTCTAATTAAAGCAGTGGAAAAGTTCGATTACCGGAAAGGGTACAAATTCAGTACGTATGCGACTTGGTGGATTCGACAAGCCATCACCCGTGCCATTGCGGACCAGGCAAGAACGATACGTATCCCGGTTCATATGGTTGAGACCATCAATAAGCTGATTCGTGTACAAAGACAATTACTTCAAGATCTCGGCCGTGAACCTGCACCGGAAGAAATTGCCGAAGAAATGGATCTGACTCCTGAAAAGGTTCGTGAAATTCTTAAGATCGCTCAAGAACCTGTATCCCTTGAAACACCGATTGGTGAAGAAGACGATTCTCATCTTGGGGACTTCATCGAGGATGCAGAAGCTCAATCCCCTTCGGAACATGCAGCTTACGAATTGTTGAAAGAACAGCTTGAAGATGTTCTGGATACTCTTACAGACCGTGAAGAAAATGTTTTACGATTACGTTTTGGTCTGGATGACGGCAGAACGCGTACATTGGAAGAAGTGGGTAAAGTGTTTGGTGTTACCCGGGAACGTATTCGACAAATCGAAGCGAAAGCCCTTCGGAAACTGCGCCATCCAAGCAGAAGCAAACGATTGAAAGACTTTTTGGAATAGAACCATCCTTTACTGCCTCTATTGTGCATAGAGGTGGTTTTTTTTGTCCAAATTAAAGGGTTTCCCCTGATCGTTGCCGAATAGACTTAAAGGATGCAACTACAAAAGGTGTGACAAAGTGACCAGAATAAAGAATTCAAAAAAAGAAACCATCATCCATGAAATCCTTCTTTGGAAGCAAACGAAGATGCTGCCTGAACAATATTGTGATTATCTTCTTGCATTATATACAGAAGGGGCAGGAATCGATGACAGAGAATCAGCGGAATATCAGAAGAATCATTTCCTAAAAGGTTTTCTGGTTTCCATTTCTTCGATCTTAATTTCATTATTTGTCATTTATTTTACTGAATTGTCAATCGTTTTGCAAACAGCGATTTTGGCAAGTTTTGTCGGATTATTAATGGGTGTAGGAATTTATTATACTAAGAAACAAATTTCTTCTTTACTTCTCTATGCGTCAGCTGCTTGCATCCTCCTTCTTTCATCCATGGAACTGACGGAAAGGATCTTTGAAGGGCACTCTTTGCCATTATACGTAACCTTGTTTCTGAACTGTTTTATATGGATTGGTGCAGGGATGAAGTGGAAGATGAAGTATTTCACGCTGGCAGGATCGGTAGGAGCGGCCCTTGTCGGAATTTATATATTACTATAACTTCTGAAAATTTAAAAGTTTTTTAAAGTTGAGAAAATTCATGATCCCCTCTTATAATAGGAATGAGAGCGTATTCATAGAGTGTGATGACTATGCTTGAAAGCGCTTTATATACTGTAGAAGTCTGTGGCTTTCAGTCATCAAAGTTAGACAAGGGGGATAAAGATGAATTTCGACTTAACACAAGAGCAAGCAATGATTAGGAAAACGATCAGGGAATTCGCTGAAGAAGAAGTGGCACCTGGGGCGTTGGATCGTGACCGCACAAAGGAATTTCCAAAAGAAATCTTCAAGAAACTTTCTGACCTGGGGATGATGGGGCTTCCCTTTCCGGAAGAATATGGTGGAGCCGGAGCGGATACAGTAAGCTTTGCCATCGTAACAGAAGAGCTCAGCCGTGCATGTGCCTCTACAGGGATCACGTACTCTGCCCATATTTCATTGGGAGGCGCCCCGATCAATTTATTTGGTACACACGAACAGAAACAGGAATACTTAACGCCGATTTGTACAGGGGAATCATTTGGCGCTTTCGGCCTGACTGAACCCAATGCCGGTTCAGATGCGGGGGGAACCCAGACCACTGCTGAAGATAAAGGGGATAAATGGGTCATCAACGGGAATAAATGTTACATCACCAATGCAAGTTACGCGAATCATCTCGCGTTAACGGCGATCACAGGCAGGAACAACGGGAATAAAGAGATCAGTGCCATCATCGTACCTACCAAAGCCAAAGGATTTACGGTCATTGATAATTATGAAAAAATGGGGCTTCATTCCTCCAATACAACTGAGCTGGTCCTTGAGGACGTGGAAGTGCCTAAGGAAAACCTGTTAGGGAAGCAGGGGGAAGGATTCAAGCAGTTCCTTGTCACCCTTGACGGAGGCAGGATCGGAATCGGGGCAATGGCTGTCGGTGTGGCTCAGGCTGCTTTTGACAAGGCTCTTCAATATTCGAAAGAGAGAAAGCAGTTCGGTAAAACGTTATCTCAATTTCAGGTTACGCAATTTAAGCTGGCTGATATGGCAATGAAGATCGAGCTCGCGAGGAACATGGTTCATAAAGCAGCATGGTTAAAGGACCAGGGAAGACCATTTTCCAAAGAAGCGTCAATGTGTAAATTGTACGCGTCTGAAATCAGTATGGAAGTGGCCGACGAAGCCATTCAGATCCATGGCGGATACGGTTACATGAAAGAATACCATGTTGAGCGCTACTTAAGGGACGCGAAACTCCTTGAAATTGGAGAAGGGACATCAGAGGTGCAGAGAATGGTGATTTCAAGGTTGATCGGCTGCCAATAGGGGTAGAATCCTCTATAAGGATAAATGAGCTCTATCGGTCCTCTGGGGGCTGATAGGGCTCATCTATTTTGTTTCATATGGGGTATGTGAGAAGAAACAAAAGATGAAAAACAGGAAAAAAGAAGGAAATGTGTCTAATTTGTGAGAAAGATGGAAAAGTTAATTGATAGTACTTTTACTTTGTCGGTTTTTACAGTAAAATATAAAGTGTTGAAAAGAGCACTATTTTTTGGATGTTGTACATAAAGGAGGTTAAAATCATGAATCGTAATCCAATCATCCCATTCGTACTGATCATGGCCCTTGGAATTGGTCTTATTTTCTTCTTGTCGATTGAAGGCCTTAACAATGCCGAAGATAAAGCGAAGGAAGAAAAGCATGGTGAGACTGCTGGCAAAGAAGGCGAACAAGCTTCAAGCGGGGAGTTCGATCCGGAAGCTAAGTACAAGGAGTCTTGTGTATCTTGTCATGGTGGGAACTATGAAGGTGGCGCGGGTCCAGCTCTTAAAGGAACGAAGCTGTCTAAAGACGAGATCAAAGATAGAATCAAAAATGGTGGAGGCATCATGCCGGCCGGTCTTGTAGCAGATGAAAATCTTGATGCAATGGCAGACTGGATCAAATCACTTAAATAATGAATGATTGAAAAAGGTTCTTTGTCTTTGGGCAAAGGACTTTTTTTATATGGAGAAGTTGGTTAAAATGAGTATCAGATAAGCAGGACCAATAATAATGAGTAAAGGTGAACGAATGAATATCCAACAATTATCAAAACGACTTGAAACCGTTGTTTCATACATACCAAAACAATCAAAAATTGCCGATATCGGTTCAGATCATGCCTACCTTCCTTGCTATGCAGTCAATAAAGGTATCGCTTCTTCAGCGATCGCCGGTGAGGTGGTAAAAGGCCCTTACCTTTCTGCGAAAAAACAGGTGGAAGATGCGGGGTTAACGCGGGAAGTTGAAGTAAGGTTAGGCAATGGTCTGGAAGTCTTATCACCCGGTGAAGTCAATTGTATTACGATCGCCGGGATGGGGGGTGCTTTGATTGCATCAATCTTGGAGGCTGGCAAGGACAAACTGACTGACGGACCAAGATTGATCCTACAGCCCAATGTGAGTGCGAAATCGATCAGGACATGGCTGATGGAAAATGGTTGGGATCTAATCGGTGAGGAAATCCTTGAAGAAGATGATAAGCTATATGAAATTTTGATAGCAGAAAAAGGAGATCCAAGCACCCACTACTCGAAGGAACGTGAAAAAGAATTGCTGCTCGGGCCGTTCTTGATGAAGGATCGAAATGCTGCATTCATCAAAAAATGGAATCAGGAACTCCGACAGTGGAAGAATATCGTGAATAACATGGAAAAAGCAGAGCAGACCGAAGCGTTGGAAGTACGTAAAAATGAGCTTCTGCACAAAATCAAAATGGTTGAGGAGGTCCTGATCTCATGAAAACAGTGAACGGACATGAAATCATTCAGCTTTTTGAAGAGTTCTCTCCGAAATATCTGGCTGAAAGCGGTGATCCGATCGGACTTCAGATCGGTAAGCTGAATGAGAAGGTCGAAAATGTCATGATCACACTGGACGTGCTGGAAAATGTCGTGGATGAAGCGATCAAGAATAATGTCAAATTGATCATTGCCCATCATCCGCCATTATTTCGACCACTGAAATCTTTACAAACGGATACGTATCAGGGAAGAATGATTGAGAAGCTGATCAAACATGATATTAGCGTATATGCTGCCCATACCAATCTTGATGTGGCGGCAGGCGGTGTGAATGATCTACTCGCTGCTAAGCTTCAATTACAGGATCCTTCTGTACTTGTTCCTACCTATCAGGAAGAAATTCGTAAATTGGCGGTTTATGTGCCGAAAGAACATGCAGGGGAACTGAGGGAGGCTTTAGGGAAAGCCGGAGCAGGACATATCGGTAATTATTCCCATTGCACCTTCTCCTCTGAGGGACAGGGGAGATTCCTGCCCGGGGAGGGAACAAATCCTCATATAGGAAAACAGGGCGCCCTTGAAGAGGTTTCAGAAGAAAAGGTGGAGACGGTTTATCCGGTTTCCCTGGAGAAAAAAGTATTGAAATCCATGTTTACCCACCATCCATATGAAGAAATCGCCTATGATATCTACTCCCTGGAAAACGGTTCTAATGCCCTTGGACTGGGCAGGATCGGCTATTTAGCAGAGGAGATGAGCCTGAAGGACTTTGCACTGTTTGTAAAGAAAACATTAGGCATGGATGGAATCAGGTTGATTGGGGACGGGGACGCAAAGGTGAAGAAAGTGGCGGTACTCGGCGGAGATGGTAATAAGTTCATCGGAAAAGCCAAGAGACAGGGTGCCGATGTGTTCGTTTCCGGTGATATCTATTATCATACGGCCCATGACGCCATGATGATGGGGCTAAATATTGTGGATGCAGGCCATCACATTGAAAAGGTGATGAAAGAGGGAGTAGCCGCTCATTTAGCCAAAAGATGCTCGGAAAAAGGGTTTATTGTCAATATATTTGCTTCGAAAGCAGAAACGAACCCCTTTACGTATATGTAAAAAAGAAAGGCCCCTTGAGATTTCGCAAGGGGCCTTTCAGCATTCTTATTTGGTTCCCATTTTCGCTTTCCTGACTTTAGGGAGTATCTTATTTAATGGGACATTGCGCTCTCTTGTCCATGTGGACTCGTCATTTGGATCAAAAGCTTCCAGGAATTTAATGACTTCCTTCACAATCGGTGTTGGAGTGGATGCACCGGCAGTGACAGCGACGACACCCGCATCTTTGATCCATTCTATATCGAGCTCGCTGATGTCTGAGATGCGGTGGGCAGGTGTACCTGCGATATCCATCGACACTTGTGCAAGGCGATTGGAGTTATTGCTCTTCGGGTCGCCGACGACGATAAGGACATCTGCATCCCCTGCCTGCTCTGCCACTGCTTCCTGTCGTACTTGGGTAGCCAGGCAGATTTCTTTGTGCAGCTCGACATGAGGATACATTTCCTTCACTTTATCCATCGTATCAAGTACATCCCATTGACTCATGGTTGTTTGGTTCGTCACGATGATCTTATCGTTGTCGATGGACAGCTGTTCGACGTCGTCGGCTGTTTCGACGAGGTGAACGATTTCGGGTGCGACACCGACTGCGCCTTCAGGCTCGGGATGCCCCTTTTTCCCGATATAAATCACATCATAGCCCTCGGCTTCTTTGGCCCGGATCAAATCATGTGTCTTTGTGACGTCGGGACAGGTAGCATCCAGTGTAACCAACCCTTTTTGCTTCGCGATTTCTTTCACCTCAGGAGAGACTCCGTGGGCGGTGAAGATCACCGTTCCTTCATTCACCTGTTCAATGATTTCTTTTCTATTGCTGCCATCGAGAGTGATGATACCGTCTTCTTCAAACGCATCCGTTACATGTTTGTTATGGACGATCATCCCCAGAATATAAATTGGACGAGGAAGCGATTTGTCTAATGCGGCATTTCTAGCAATGACCATTGCATCTACCACACCATAACAATAGCCTCTCGGAGTAATCTTAATAATATCCATCAATAAATATCCTCCTACATGAGAGAGTCTTTTGTCTTCATTATAAAGGAGAAAGGTCCGTCTGACAAAGAGAACGAAGTGAAGGATCATTTTCACATGAACAAGTGACACATGTTTTTTACTTTTATACCCAAAAAATAATCCCTGTCAGGTGATGGAATACCTTTAGGGATGCGACTTTTATATATATAGTTTTGGTTTTGGATGTGATTTAGCCGGTGCCTCATCATCCCAATCTTCTTCATCAGTGATTTTTACAGAAGGTTTCTTTTTCTTTTTTTTCTTTACAGGGATTTCTGCTTCGGGGATTTCTTCACTTTCCTCACTTTGAACCTCTGTCGATAGGTCATCAGGCGTTTCAGCAGACATATCCTTAAACCCGCGGTACAGCTTCCAAAGAGAAGGAATATTTTTGACCATCGGACCATATTGCTGAAACATCGGGCCCAACTGCTGGGCAGTCTGCAACATTTGTTGAGTGTTGGACAGAAAGGAATTGACATTGCCGGGATTCAAGAGAGATTGCATGATTCCCCCAGCTGCCTGAGGTGATCGCTCGAATCCGGTTTCACCTGCAGAAGACCTCGTAAATTGTTCCAGAAGTCCTCCACCGCCTGCATTGCGGTTTTCCCCTTTTTTCAGGAACTTCGACAGCAACCCTTTGCCTTGCCCTCTGCCTCCTCCTCTTTGATTCATTCCCATATTAAAGCCTTGTTTAGGAGTTTGCCTTCCAAATTGAAAAGGCGGGGGCTGTGTCTGTCCCATCCCGAAATGATTCCTGCCAGACTGCTGCTGCAATCCGAACCCGTTACCTTGCCGTTGACCCAATCCGAATGTATTCATCCCGGGTTGCTGTAACCCGAATCCGTTCCCCTGGCGCTGTCTCATTCCGAAAGGATTTCTCATATCCTGACCCTGATTTCTCATTCTTCTAGGCGGCATCATGACAGCCTCCTTTCATTTCAATAAATTCGTTGTCACTATAGAGTATGCAACAGGTTAAAAAAGGGTATTGTGACAATAACATCTGAAATAATATCAAGTTGACCTAGATGTTTTGCTGAAAATTGATTATAATGGTTAGATGTTCTTTAAATATCACGCTTCTAAACGTTAAAATAAAATCACTGACAACTAAAAAAGTGATCTATACATTTTATATAAATCTGTGGTGATGATGTGAACGGCATAGACATCCATCCCGATGACAGCGTAAATAAAAGGATATGAAGATAAAAGGAGATGTACTCAATGAAAAAGAATTTATTTCTGCAATTTGGATTTCAGTCTTTCATCAATGAAGCTGTAGAAGAACTGGGTTTCTATGAACCAACTGAAATTCAGAAGAAAATGATCCCTCTGATCTTAAAGGGACAAAGTGCGATCGGTCAATCTCAGACGGGAACGGGGAAAACCCACTCGTATCTATTACCGATCATCGAAAAGGTGGATGCAGCTTCTGAGCAGGTACAAGCTGTCATCACTGCACCTACCCGTGAATTGGCACAACAGATTTATCAGGAAGTACTTAAGATTACGAAGGATACTGAGATCGTATCCCGTTGCTATATCGGGGGAACGGACAAACAGAGAACGATCGAAAAGTTAAAGCATCAGCCTCATATCGTTGTCGGTACGCCGGGACGAATTAATGACCTTGTAAAGGACCAGGCACTATTTGTCTATACAGCGAAGCTTCTTGTGATCGATGAAGCTGATTTGATGCTCGATATGGGATTCATTGAAGATGTGGATCAAATTGCGGCGAAGATGCCTGAGAAACTACAGATGTTGGTGTTTTCTGCCACAATCCCAGAGAAACTGAAGCCGTTTTTGAAGAAGTATATGGAAAATCCACAATATGCCCACGTGGAGCCGGAACAGCTATCGGCCAAAAATATTGAACACGTGATCGTCCCTTTGAAGAGCCGTGATAAAACCAATATGCTTTACAATATTTTAGTGGAAATCAATCCTTACTTAGGGATCGTGTTCACCAACACGAAGCAAAAGGCGGATGAAGTAGCGGATGCCCTGATTGCCAAAGGATTGAAGGTCGGCCGTATTCACGGTGATCTTTCCCCTCGTGAACGTAAGAAAATGATGAAACAAATAAGAAACCTTGATTATCAATACATTGTGGCAACAGACCTTGCAGCCAGAGGGATCGATATCGAAGGGGTCAGCCATATCATCAACTATGAACTGCCTCAGGATCTGGATTTCTATGTTCATCGTTCAGGCCGTACAGCACGTGCGGGGAATAGCGGTATTGCCTTCACCATTTATACGCCTTCGGATGAAGATGCGCTGAATCGTCTGGAGAAGCTTGGAATCAGCTTTTCCCATCGGGATATTAAAAAAGGAGAATGGTCCGAGCTGCCTCCTCTGAACAAGCGTAAAAACCGTCAAAAATCGAACGTTGATGAAATCGATGAAAAGGCAAAATCGCTAGTCCGTAAACCGAAATCGGTTAAACCGGGATATAAAAAGAAAATGAAATACAAAATGGATCAAATCAAGAAGCGGGAAAGAAGAATAAAAAACAGAAACAAATAAGGGTTTGAACGTGATTCATTTGTACACATTCGATACTATAAAGAGAGATTTTCTTAGGAGTTGAGAAGAATGGTTAAGATTGGATCCCATGTTTCCATGAGTGGAAAGAATATGTTACTCGCTTCAAGTGAAGAAGCCGTTTCGTATGGTGCGAATACCTTCATGATTTATACAGGTGCACCACAGAACACGAGAAGGAAAAAAATCGAAGACCTGAATATCGAAGCGGGTCTTGCTCATATGAAAGAAAATGGAATAGAGGACATCGTGGTACATGCTCCTTATATCATCAATATCGGAAATACGACCAACCCTTCTACATTCGAATTGGGAGTCAATTTCCTTCGCTCTGAAATGGGGCGCACAGAAGCGATCGGGGCAGGACAGATCGTCCTTCATCCTGGTGCTCATGTCGGTGCGGGAGCGGATCAGGGGATTGCGAAGATCATTGAAGGCCTTAACGAAGTGCTGACAAAGGATCATAAGGTTCAAATTGCCCTTGAGACAATGGCTGGAAAAGGTTCTGAATGTGGGAGATCCTTTGAGGAAATCGCTCAGATCATAAATGGAGTGGAACTGAATGATCGCCTTTCCGTCTGCTTTGATACGTGTCATACACATGATGCAGGATACAATATCGTAGAAGATTTCGATGGGGTATTGGAAGAATTCGATAAAATCGTAGGCATCGACCGCTTGAAAGTTCTTCACATAAATGATAGTAAGAATGAACGTGGAGCGGCTAAGGACCGGCATGAAAACCTGGGATTCGGGCATATCGGATTCAAGGCACTGAATTATATTGTGCATCATCCGCAGCTTAAGGATATTCCCAAGATATTGGAAACACCTTATGTAGGGGAAGATAAGAAAAATAAAAAGCCTCCTTATAAGTTTGAAATCGACATGCTTCGTAATCAAACCTTCGATGAAGAGGTATTGACGAAGATAATGAATCAGTAAAGAGTGGAGGAGGTAGGTCATGTCTCAAGACGTGACCGCCTCCTCTTTTTTTATCGGATGAGCTGCAAAAAGAGCTGGTTGATTTCCTTGGCTTTCTTTGGACCGATGATCTTAGCCAGGTCCTTCACCAATCTGCTTCTCTTCGTATCATCGAAGATATTGATGTTTTTCCCTTTTACGCTCTGAACGATGCTTGTTGCCTGCTGGGACGTGAGAGAAATGTTATATTGTTTTGCATACTTTAATAACTCATCATTTGTAATATGGTTAATTTTGTGATTAATCACATTTTGTAATAGCTTCATGTTTATCACTCCTCAAATGATACATATGTATCTCACATCAAGAAAGTGACACTTTTATTAGAAAATGAGAGAAAGAAACGGACGATGACACGGACTGCCCAAACAAGTGGGCGGTCCCTTTTTGAGTGAAGAACGGAATCATTTACAATTGATGATTCATCCTGTATACTACCCTATGTACTTTTAAATCGTAATGATTCTTATAAAGCGAGATGATATAGATGGATATGACAAATCCAGTGATAAAAATAGAAGATGTGAATTTCCGCTATGAGCGTGAAAGGGTTCTCGAAGATATTAATTTGAGCATACCAAGAGGTGCTTTTCTCGGAATCGTTGGTCCGAACGGTTCTGGGAAATCCACATTACTTAAGCTGGTCCTTGGCCTGCTTCGGGTGAAACAGGGGAATATTGAGCTGTTCGGGATCCCCCAGAATAAATTCAAACAATGGGAC
Coding sequences within it:
- a CDS encoding YaiI/YqxD family protein, encoding MSEHNPTVYVDADACPVKQEIIKITKGYGFKIIFVASHAHRKNTPDEGEWVYVDSSKEAADLYIMNHVKAGDALITQDIGLASLVLPKKVYAISPRGKAYREESIVTALDYRYVAAKERRRGNYGKGPKPFTNEDRETFCMSFDKILSEIAGESQ
- the dnaG gene encoding DNA primase — its product is MSERIPEDKLNNILSSTDIVDVVSDYVQLKKQGRNYFGLCPFHGENTPSFSVSPDKQIFHCFGCGAGGNAFTFLMDVDGLSFLEAAQKLGARVGEEISIQTPSSDQPLPPQEDEKQMLEAHSLLSKFYHHLLLNTKEGQEALEYLLARGFTTESITKFQIGWSLPSWDFTVKFLEKRGYSLDLMEAAGLLVRREKDDSFLDRFRGRIMFPIVDAKGNTVAFSGRTIDADDQPKYLNSPETKIFNKSSILYHYHDARSMIRRKQQAILFEGFADVISASEAGVENGVATMGTSLTEQQIGLLKRLTDSIIICYDGDSAGVEAAFRAGKLLHKHQLDIRVAIIPEQLDPDDYIAKYGSERFQQDVIGASLTFMAFKLRYYKLNKNLNDEGDRLKYIEDILKEITQLSKAVEKDYYLRYLADEFELSLEALQQQLSELQGPENRVPKPPKQVGMQGNFKQSTQSRLLPAYQTAERRLIAYMLKDPNTAYKIQEWLAGTNLNIDEHQAIITYLLGYYEEGLPPSASSFIGYLPDERLRRIVTEIEMMSISEESTDQELTDYVNQVLKHQKMLRIKEKEVERKEAERLKDYRQEAQIAMEILQLRKSL
- the rpoD gene encoding RNA polymerase sigma factor RpoD codes for the protein MAEKSARSKQIASELTVDQVKEFLVNQGKKRGVLTYEDIADKLSGFELDSDQMDEFYEHLGEQGVEIVNESDEDDDPGATELEKEEEEEFNLNDLSVPPGVKINDPVRMYLKEIGRVDLLSAEEEINLAKRIEDGDEEAKRRLAEANLRLVVSIAKRYVGRGMLFLDLIQEGNMGLIKAVEKFDYRKGYKFSTYATWWIRQAITRAIADQARTIRIPVHMVETINKLIRVQRQLLQDLGREPAPEEIAEEMDLTPEKVREILKIAQEPVSLETPIGEEDDSHLGDFIEDAEAQSPSEHAAYELLKEQLEDVLDTLTDREENVLRLRFGLDDGRTRTLEEVGKVFGVTRERIRQIEAKALRKLRHPSRSKRLKDFLE
- a CDS encoding acyl-CoA dehydrogenase, whose protein sequence is MNFDLTQEQAMIRKTIREFAEEEVAPGALDRDRTKEFPKEIFKKLSDLGMMGLPFPEEYGGAGADTVSFAIVTEELSRACASTGITYSAHISLGGAPINLFGTHEQKQEYLTPICTGESFGAFGLTEPNAGSDAGGTQTTAEDKGDKWVINGNKCYITNASYANHLALTAITGRNNGNKEISAIIVPTKAKGFTVIDNYEKMGLHSSNTTELVLEDVEVPKENLLGKQGEGFKQFLVTLDGGRIGIGAMAVGVAQAAFDKALQYSKERKQFGKTLSQFQVTQFKLADMAMKIELARNMVHKAAWLKDQGRPFSKEASMCKLYASEISMEVADEAIQIHGGYGYMKEYHVERYLRDAKLLEIGEGTSEVQRMVISRLIGCQ
- the cccA gene encoding cytochrome c550 translates to MNRNPIIPFVLIMALGIGLIFFLSIEGLNNAEDKAKEEKHGETAGKEGEQASSGEFDPEAKYKESCVSCHGGNYEGGAGPALKGTKLSKDEIKDRIKNGGGIMPAGLVADENLDAMADWIKSLK
- a CDS encoding tRNA (adenine(22)-N(1))-methyltransferase TrmK produces the protein MNIQQLSKRLETVVSYIPKQSKIADIGSDHAYLPCYAVNKGIASSAIAGEVVKGPYLSAKKQVEDAGLTREVEVRLGNGLEVLSPGEVNCITIAGMGGALIASILEAGKDKLTDGPRLILQPNVSAKSIRTWLMENGWDLIGEEILEEDDKLYEILIAEKGDPSTHYSKEREKELLLGPFLMKDRNAAFIKKWNQELRQWKNIVNNMEKAEQTEALEVRKNELLHKIKMVEEVLIS
- a CDS encoding Nif3-like dinuclear metal center hexameric protein; amino-acid sequence: MKTVNGHEIIQLFEEFSPKYLAESGDPIGLQIGKLNEKVENVMITLDVLENVVDEAIKNNVKLIIAHHPPLFRPLKSLQTDTYQGRMIEKLIKHDISVYAAHTNLDVAAGGVNDLLAAKLQLQDPSVLVPTYQEEIRKLAVYVPKEHAGELREALGKAGAGHIGNYSHCTFSSEGQGRFLPGEGTNPHIGKQGALEEVSEEKVETVYPVSLEKKVLKSMFTHHPYEEIAYDIYSLENGSNALGLGRIGYLAEEMSLKDFALFVKKTLGMDGIRLIGDGDAKVKKVAVLGGDGNKFIGKAKRQGADVFVSGDIYYHTAHDAMMMGLNIVDAGHHIEKVMKEGVAAHLAKRCSEKGFIVNIFASKAETNPFTYM